Below is a genomic region from Flavobacterium ginsengisoli.
ATATATTCTTCAAAATGCAAGCCATCGCCCAGGTTGTATTTTAAAAAATCAAATTGATAAACCATTGATTGCTTCATTAATAGGGAATATAATAAGTGAGCAAAACAATCAGCAGATTTACCATCAAAAAATTATTGAGCAGATTGTAAATACAATTATTACAATTGTTGCAAGAAATATTGCTTTGAAACTTCCTAAGAATATTAAAGAAACAACAGGAGAAATGGTTCTTGAAATTCTACATTATATTCAAGAGAATATTTACAATCCAAAAGAGTTAAAATCAGAAAAAATAAGCGACCATTTTAATATTACGCTTAATTATTTAGGTAAATATTTTAAAAAGCAAACAGGAGAAACACTGCAAGAATATATTGCAAACTATAAATTGAGATTAATTGAAGCTAGACTTTTGAACAGTGATATGCGAATTAACGAAATCGCAGATGAATTAAATTTTTCTGATGAAAGTCATTTAAACAAAGTTTTTAGGAAACATAAGGGAATGAATCCTTCGGAATTTAGAAAAAAATATTCCTAGTAATTAAGAGGTTTAATTACCAAAATTTCCACCAAGGTTTTTTATTAATCTGTATGATTTTCTTCGAAACATCGACATCAATTCTTTTTGGAAATTCAGTTTTAATTTTAGAATCATCAAAAAAAAGTTCGCCATTATCACTCATTCCGAGTGGAGATTTTGTTCTTTCTTTCCAATTTTCGGTCTGTAATTCCGGAATTAAATCAGTATCGTTTTTTTCGCGAAAGCGTTTTTGAGCTTTTTCTATAATTTCTTCTTCTAAGTTCGAAGATGAATTTTTGAAAAGTGAAATCGAATTGTCTGGAATATTTAAAAGGAAAACTTGAGTTTTATCACCAATTTTCTGAATGTCCAATACTTTGAAATATGCAATCGAGTCTAAAAGAAAATGACCAATTTTTGCTGAATCCGGATTAAACTTTGATAAATCTTTGGCGTGTGCACTTGCAATTAAATACCTGAAATTTCCCGAAAGTCCGCCGCCAATTGAACTCATATCAGTAAATCCTTTTTCTTGAATAATCTGTCCGACTTTGTAATTTAAAATTAAACTTTCAGAAAGATTTGTGTCTCTGTAAAATAATTTTAAACCAGAAAAAGTTTCATGATACATGGTTTTAAGGCGTTCATTTTTCATGATTTTCGATTCAAAAAATTACAAAAAAGGATTTTTTATAAATTACCAATACTGTCCAACTCTCTTTTCAAAGGCTCAATCTGAGTCATGAAACGAGTTCTGTCGTTTCCTGTTAAAGATTCTCCAGTTGGAAGATTCAATCGAAGCGCATCGACTTGAACACCGTTTTTCCAAAAACGATAACAAACATGCGGACCAGAAGCTAGACCTGTACTTCCTACCAAACCAATTGTCTGTCCTTGAGTAACGCGCTGTCCACGGCGAACTAAGATTTTAGACATGTGTAAATATTGAGTAGAGTAGGTTCCGTTATGTTTTACTTTGACAAAGTTTCCGTTTCCTGCCGTATATCCAGTTGTTTCTACAACTCCAGATGCTGTTGTAGAAATTGGTGTTCCGGTTGGGGCAGCGTAATCGGTTCCTTTGTGTGCTTTCCAAGTATGCTGAACTGGATGAAATCTGTTCATTGTAAATCTTGAAGTGATTCTGCTGAATTTGATCGGAGTTTTTAGAAAGAAGTTTTTAAGGGTTCTTCCTTGATCGTCATAATATTCAATTTTTCCAGAAGTAGTATCTCTTTCAAAAGGAAAGGCATAAACGATTTTACCTTTATATTCAAAAAATGCCGCTTCAAGATCTTCAACTCCGTCGT
It encodes:
- a CDS encoding AraC family transcriptional regulator codes for the protein MTNKNLYLPFEVDFKELEQFPKTIRKNNFFELIYIVDGTGIQVINDNKFQYRMGNLFLVTPQDVHSFEITTPTKFFFLRFNEYYVKASSQNGQSEAVLRMEYILQNASHRPGCILKNQIDKPLIASLIGNIISEQNNQQIYHQKIIEQIVNTIITIVARNIALKLPKNIKETTGEMVLEILHYIQENIYNPKELKSEKISDHFNITLNYLGKYFKKQTGETLQEYIANYKLRLIEARLLNSDMRINEIADELNFSDESHLNKVFRKHKGMNPSEFRKKYS
- a CDS encoding peptidoglycan DD-metalloendopeptidase family protein is translated as MKKAVVILIVLFSIFSCKKAEEKVETKITKPATKKIEFGFNYADFNVVNDTISKGDSFGSILQSQNIGDKKVHDIVEQVKDSFNVRSIRYGKPFTLLRSKNKTNNLQVFVYQPDALSYYVIDLRDSIAKAYKKIKPVTLKRKMIGGVLKSSLSETLGNESVETALASRITKVFSWSIDFFKLKKGDRYGLIFTERFINGKTYDGVEDLEAAFFEYKGKIVYAFPFERDTTSGKIEYYDDQGRTLKNFFLKTPIKFSRITSRFTMNRFHPVQHTWKAHKGTDYAAPTGTPISTTASGVVETTGYTAGNGNFVKVKHNGTYSTQYLHMSKILVRRGQRVTQGQTIGLVGSTGLASGPHVCYRFWKNGVQVDALRLNLPTGESLTGNDRTRFMTQIEPLKRELDSIGNL